Proteins encoded in a region of the Macaca mulatta isolate MMU2019108-1 chromosome X, T2T-MMU8v2.0, whole genome shotgun sequence genome:
- the PQBP1 gene encoding polyglutamine-binding protein 1 isoform X4, which yields MDRPACLFSLTGTRRLRGLSAMPLPVALQTRLAKRGILKHLEPEPEEEIIAEDYDDDPVDYEATRLEGLPPSWYKVFDPSCGLPYYWNADTDLVSWLSPHDPNSVVTKSAKKLRSSNADAEEKLDRSHDKSDRGHDKSDRGHEKPDRGHDKSDRGHDKSDRDRERGYDKVDRERERDRERDRDRGYDKADREEGKERRHHRREELAPYPKSKKVSRKDEELDPMDPSSYSDAPRGTWSTGLPKRNEAKTGADTTAAGPLFQQRPYPSPGAVLRANAEASRTKQQD from the exons ATGGATCGGCCAGCGTGCCTTTTTTCGTTAACAGGGACTAggagattacgag GTCTATCAGCTATGCCTCTGCCCGTTGCGCTGCAGACCCGCTTGGCCAAGAGAGGCATCCTCAAACATCTGGAGCCTG AACCAGAGGAAGAGATCATTGCCGAGGACTATGACGATGATCCTGTGGACTATGAGGCCACCAGGTTGGAGGGCCTACCACCTAGCTGGTACAAGGTTTTCGACCCTTCCTG TGGGCTCCCTTACTACTGGAATGCAGACACAGACCTCGTATCCTGGCTTTCCCCACATGACCCCAACTCTGTGGTTACCAAATCGGCCAAGAAGCTCAGAAGCAGTAATGCAG ATGCTGAAGAAAAGTTGGACCGGAGCCATGACAAGTCGGACAGGGGCCATGACAAGTCGGACCGCGGCCATGAGAAACCAGACAGGGGCCACGACAAGTCAGACCGGGGCCACGACAAATCTGACAGGGATCGAGAGCGTGGCTATGACAaggtagacagagagagagagcgagacagGGAACGGGATCGGGACCGCGGGTATGACAAGGCAGACCGGGAAGAGGGCAAAGAACGGCGCCACCATCGCCGGGAGGAGCTGGCTCCCTACCCCAAGAGCAAGAAGG TAAGTCGAAAGGATGAAGAGTTAGACCCCATGGACCCTAGCTCATACTCAGATGCCCCCCG GGGTACGTGGTCAACAGGACTCCCCAAGCGGAATGAGGCCAAGACTGGTGCTGACACCACAGCAGCTGGGCCCCTCTTCCAGCAGCGGCCGTATCCATCCCCAGGGGCTGTGCTCCGGGCCAATGCAGAGGCCTCCCGAACCAAGCAGCAGGATTGA
- the TIMM17B gene encoding mitochondrial import inner membrane translocase subunit Tim17-B isoform X1, with protein MEEYAREPCPWRIVDDCGGAFTMGVIGGGVFQAIKGFRNAPVVMQIAEAPLFTYPCSRSVSPTVNVSSERAGSRSTLFMAVSLHMAWCLAHIGIRHRLRGSTNAVRIRAPQIGGSFAVWGGLFSTIDCGLVRLRGKEDPWNSITSGALTGAVLAARSGPLAMVGSAMMGGILLALIEGVGILLTRYTAQQFRNAPPFLEDPSQLPPKDGTPAPGYPSYQQYH; from the exons ATGGAGGAGTACGCTCGGGAACCTTG CCCATGGCGAATTGTGGATGATTGCGGTGGAGCCTTCACTATGGGTGTCATCGGTGGCGGAGTCTTCCAGGCCATCAAGGGTTTCCGCAATGCCCCTGTTGTGA TGCAGATTGCTGAAGCGCCCTTGTTTACTTATCCTTGCTCAAGGTCTGTGTCTCCCACTGTTAATGTGAGCTCTGAGAGGGCAGGGAGCAGATCTACCTTGTTCATGGCTGTATCTCTGCATATGGCATGGTGCTTGGCACATATA gGAATTCGGCACCGGTTGAGAGGTAGTACCAACGCTGTGAGGATCCGAGCCCCCCAGATTGGAG GTAGCTTCGCAGTGTGGGGGGGCCTGTTCTCCACCATCGACTGTGGCCTGGTGCGGCTTCGGGGCAAGGAGGATCCCTGGAACTCTATCACCAGTGGAGCGTTGACCGGGGCTGTACTGGCTGCCCGCA GTGGCCCACTGGCCATGGTGGGCTCAGCGATGATGGGGGGCATCCTGTTGGCCCTCATTGAGGGCGTTGGCATCCTCCTCACTCGCTACACGGCCCAGCAGTTCCGAAATG CGCCCCCATTCCTGGAGGACCCCAGCCAGCTGCCCCCTAAGGACGGCACCCCAGCCCCAGGCTATCCCAGCTATCAGCAGTACCACTGA
- the TIMM17B gene encoding mitochondrial import inner membrane translocase subunit Tim17-B isoform X3, giving the protein MAVSLHMAWCLAHIGIRHRLRGSTNAVRIRAPQIGGSFAVWGGLFSTIDCGLVRLRGKEDPWNSITSGALTGAVLAARSGPLAMVGSAMMGGILLALIEGVGILLTRYTAQQFRNAPPFLEDPSQLPPKDGTPAPGYPSYQQYH; this is encoded by the exons ATGGCTGTATCTCTGCATATGGCATGGTGCTTGGCACATATA gGAATTCGGCACCGGTTGAGAGGTAGTACCAACGCTGTGAGGATCCGAGCCCCCCAGATTGGAG GTAGCTTCGCAGTGTGGGGGGGCCTGTTCTCCACCATCGACTGTGGCCTGGTGCGGCTTCGGGGCAAGGAGGATCCCTGGAACTCTATCACCAGTGGAGCGTTGACCGGGGCTGTACTGGCTGCCCGCA GTGGCCCACTGGCCATGGTGGGCTCAGCGATGATGGGGGGCATCCTGTTGGCCCTCATTGAGGGCGTTGGCATCCTCCTCACTCGCTACACGGCCCAGCAGTTCCGAAATG CGCCCCCATTCCTGGAGGACCCCAGCCAGCTGCCCCCTAAGGACGGCACCCCAGCCCCAGGCTATCCCAGCTATCAGCAGTACCACTGA
- the PQBP1 gene encoding polyglutamine-binding protein 1 isoform X3 produces MDRPACLFSLTGTRRLRGLSAMPLPVALQTRLAKRGILKHLEPEPEEEIIAEDYDDDPVDYEATRLEGLPPSWYKVFDPSCGLPYYWNADTDLVSWLSPHDPNSVVTKSAKKLRSSNADAEEKLDRSHDKSDRGHDKSDRGHEKPDRGHDKSDRGHDKSDRDRERGYDKVDRERERDRERDRDRGYDKADREEGKERRHHRREELAPYPKSKKAVSRKDEELDPMDPSSYSDAPRGTWSTGLPKRNEAKTGADTTAAGPLFQQRPYPSPGAVLRANAEASRTKQQD; encoded by the exons ATGGATCGGCCAGCGTGCCTTTTTTCGTTAACAGGGACTAggagattacgag GTCTATCAGCTATGCCTCTGCCCGTTGCGCTGCAGACCCGCTTGGCCAAGAGAGGCATCCTCAAACATCTGGAGCCTG AACCAGAGGAAGAGATCATTGCCGAGGACTATGACGATGATCCTGTGGACTATGAGGCCACCAGGTTGGAGGGCCTACCACCTAGCTGGTACAAGGTTTTCGACCCTTCCTG TGGGCTCCCTTACTACTGGAATGCAGACACAGACCTCGTATCCTGGCTTTCCCCACATGACCCCAACTCTGTGGTTACCAAATCGGCCAAGAAGCTCAGAAGCAGTAATGCAG ATGCTGAAGAAAAGTTGGACCGGAGCCATGACAAGTCGGACAGGGGCCATGACAAGTCGGACCGCGGCCATGAGAAACCAGACAGGGGCCACGACAAGTCAGACCGGGGCCACGACAAATCTGACAGGGATCGAGAGCGTGGCTATGACAaggtagacagagagagagagcgagacagGGAACGGGATCGGGACCGCGGGTATGACAAGGCAGACCGGGAAGAGGGCAAAGAACGGCGCCACCATCGCCGGGAGGAGCTGGCTCCCTACCCCAAGAGCAAGAAGG CAGTAAGTCGAAAGGATGAAGAGTTAGACCCCATGGACCCTAGCTCATACTCAGATGCCCCCCG GGGTACGTGGTCAACAGGACTCCCCAAGCGGAATGAGGCCAAGACTGGTGCTGACACCACAGCAGCTGGGCCCCTCTTCCAGCAGCGGCCGTATCCATCCCCAGGGGCTGTGCTCCGGGCCAATGCAGAGGCCTCCCGAACCAAGCAGCAGGATTGA
- the PQBP1 gene encoding polyglutamine-binding protein 1 isoform X2 → MPLPVALQTRLAKRGILKHLEPEPEEEIIAEDYDDDPVDYEATRLEGLPPSWYKVFDPSCGLPYYWNADTDLVSWLSPHDPNSVVTKSAKKLRSSNADAEEKLDRSHDKSDRGHDKSDRGHEKPDRGHDKSDRGHDKSDRDRERGYDKVDRERERDRERDRDRGYDKADREEGKERRHHRREELAPYPKSKKVSRKDEELDPMDPSSYSDAPRGTWSTGLPKRNEAKTGADTTAAGPLFQQRPYPSPGAVLRANAEASRTKQQD, encoded by the exons ATGCCTCTGCCCGTTGCGCTGCAGACCCGCTTGGCCAAGAGAGGCATCCTCAAACATCTGGAGCCTG AACCAGAGGAAGAGATCATTGCCGAGGACTATGACGATGATCCTGTGGACTATGAGGCCACCAGGTTGGAGGGCCTACCACCTAGCTGGTACAAGGTTTTCGACCCTTCCTG TGGGCTCCCTTACTACTGGAATGCAGACACAGACCTCGTATCCTGGCTTTCCCCACATGACCCCAACTCTGTGGTTACCAAATCGGCCAAGAAGCTCAGAAGCAGTAATGCAG ATGCTGAAGAAAAGTTGGACCGGAGCCATGACAAGTCGGACAGGGGCCATGACAAGTCGGACCGCGGCCATGAGAAACCAGACAGGGGCCACGACAAGTCAGACCGGGGCCACGACAAATCTGACAGGGATCGAGAGCGTGGCTATGACAaggtagacagagagagagagcgagacagGGAACGGGATCGGGACCGCGGGTATGACAAGGCAGACCGGGAAGAGGGCAAAGAACGGCGCCACCATCGCCGGGAGGAGCTGGCTCCCTACCCCAAGAGCAAGAAGG TAAGTCGAAAGGATGAAGAGTTAGACCCCATGGACCCTAGCTCATACTCAGATGCCCCCCG GGGTACGTGGTCAACAGGACTCCCCAAGCGGAATGAGGCCAAGACTGGTGCTGACACCACAGCAGCTGGGCCCCTCTTCCAGCAGCGGCCGTATCCATCCCCAGGGGCTGTGCTCCGGGCCAATGCAGAGGCCTCCCGAACCAAGCAGCAGGATTGA
- the PQBP1 gene encoding polyglutamine-binding protein 1 isoform X1, giving the protein MPLPVALQTRLAKRGILKHLEPEPEEEIIAEDYDDDPVDYEATRLEGLPPSWYKVFDPSCGLPYYWNADTDLVSWLSPHDPNSVVTKSAKKLRSSNADAEEKLDRSHDKSDRGHDKSDRGHEKPDRGHDKSDRGHDKSDRDRERGYDKVDRERERDRERDRDRGYDKADREEGKERRHHRREELAPYPKSKKAVSRKDEELDPMDPSSYSDAPRGTWSTGLPKRNEAKTGADTTAAGPLFQQRPYPSPGAVLRANAEASRTKQQD; this is encoded by the exons ATGCCTCTGCCCGTTGCGCTGCAGACCCGCTTGGCCAAGAGAGGCATCCTCAAACATCTGGAGCCTG AACCAGAGGAAGAGATCATTGCCGAGGACTATGACGATGATCCTGTGGACTATGAGGCCACCAGGTTGGAGGGCCTACCACCTAGCTGGTACAAGGTTTTCGACCCTTCCTG TGGGCTCCCTTACTACTGGAATGCAGACACAGACCTCGTATCCTGGCTTTCCCCACATGACCCCAACTCTGTGGTTACCAAATCGGCCAAGAAGCTCAGAAGCAGTAATGCAG ATGCTGAAGAAAAGTTGGACCGGAGCCATGACAAGTCGGACAGGGGCCATGACAAGTCGGACCGCGGCCATGAGAAACCAGACAGGGGCCACGACAAGTCAGACCGGGGCCACGACAAATCTGACAGGGATCGAGAGCGTGGCTATGACAaggtagacagagagagagagcgagacagGGAACGGGATCGGGACCGCGGGTATGACAAGGCAGACCGGGAAGAGGGCAAAGAACGGCGCCACCATCGCCGGGAGGAGCTGGCTCCCTACCCCAAGAGCAAGAAGG CAGTAAGTCGAAAGGATGAAGAGTTAGACCCCATGGACCCTAGCTCATACTCAGATGCCCCCCG GGGTACGTGGTCAACAGGACTCCCCAAGCGGAATGAGGCCAAGACTGGTGCTGACACCACAGCAGCTGGGCCCCTCTTCCAGCAGCGGCCGTATCCATCCCCAGGGGCTGTGCTCCGGGCCAATGCAGAGGCCTCCCGAACCAAGCAGCAGGATTGA
- the TIMM17B gene encoding mitochondrial import inner membrane translocase subunit Tim17-B isoform X2 — MEEYAREPCPWRIVDDCGGAFTMGVIGGGVFQAIKGFRNAPVGIRHRLRGSTNAVRIRAPQIGGSFAVWGGLFSTIDCGLVRLRGKEDPWNSITSGALTGAVLAARSGPLAMVGSAMMGGILLALIEGVGILLTRYTAQQFRNAPPFLEDPSQLPPKDGTPAPGYPSYQQYH, encoded by the exons ATGGAGGAGTACGCTCGGGAACCTTG CCCATGGCGAATTGTGGATGATTGCGGTGGAGCCTTCACTATGGGTGTCATCGGTGGCGGAGTCTTCCAGGCCATCAAGGGTTTCCGCAATGCCCCTGTT gGAATTCGGCACCGGTTGAGAGGTAGTACCAACGCTGTGAGGATCCGAGCCCCCCAGATTGGAG GTAGCTTCGCAGTGTGGGGGGGCCTGTTCTCCACCATCGACTGTGGCCTGGTGCGGCTTCGGGGCAAGGAGGATCCCTGGAACTCTATCACCAGTGGAGCGTTGACCGGGGCTGTACTGGCTGCCCGCA GTGGCCCACTGGCCATGGTGGGCTCAGCGATGATGGGGGGCATCCTGTTGGCCCTCATTGAGGGCGTTGGCATCCTCCTCACTCGCTACACGGCCCAGCAGTTCCGAAATG CGCCCCCATTCCTGGAGGACCCCAGCCAGCTGCCCCCTAAGGACGGCACCCCAGCCCCAGGCTATCCCAGCTATCAGCAGTACCACTGA